One Rosa chinensis cultivar Old Blush chromosome 3, RchiOBHm-V2, whole genome shotgun sequence DNA window includes the following coding sequences:
- the LOC112195353 gene encoding uncharacterized protein LOC112195353 yields MQNRIEEGRNNLIRVEKSIREMDIKVKTSMEYWSGKVDLKERQIEGLLMPNLEQLLLAYNMIKEYFKEVERKERGLKQQAKDLESKEREVALKVDELKLTETRVKKRLNNVQLKEKHFGSLEKSLKADKQHLGSLLKSTEECKKDLASISHQLQMKERELAQQAKELELKQKQFSSQAKTKHLEPAPADNNATVPSSTIDHSCINIDVTSNKEEPESSPTRNAANLQPNTTRDDRNVPGLLNENFSCNHSVQSDLAAYLQSVPDPAKVVLNSMRNSIRPYLRKGYFEESVMSRNISLLKELMIVSPHVGSHMKENARYLATQWKIKM; encoded by the exons ATGCAAAACCGTATCGAAGAGGGAAGGAATAATTTGATTAGGGTTGAGAAAAGTATTAGGGAAATGGATATCAAAGTGAAGACTTCTATGGAGTATTGGTCCGGTAAGGTTGATTTAAAAGAGAGGCAAATTGAAGGACTGCTCATGCCAAATTTGGAACAACTTCTTCTTGCTTATAACATGATCAAAGAATACTTCAAAGAAGTTGAAAGGAAAGAGAGGGGACTGAAACAACAGGCCAAAGACCTTGAatcaaaagagagagaagttgCTTTGAAAGTTGATGAACTTAAGCTGACTGAAACAAGGGTTAAAAAACGCCTCAATAATGTTCAGTTGAAAGAAAAGCATTTTGGTTCACTGGAAAAGTCATTAAAAGCAGACAAACAGCATTTGGGTTCACTCCTAAAGTCCACAGAAGAGTGCAAAAAGGATTTGGCTTCAATATCCCATCAACTTCAGATGAAAGAAAGGGAGCTTGCACAGCAGGCCAAAGAGCTTGAATTGAAGCAGAAACAATTTTCTTCTCAAGCGAAAACTAAGCATTTGGAACCTGCCCCTGCTGATAACAATGCCACTGTTCCTTCATCTACAATTGATCATTCCTGCATCAATATAGATG TGACGTCCAACAAAGAGGAACCAGAATCTTCACCGACTAGAAATGCAGCAAATCTTCAACCAAATACCACCAGAGATGACAGGAATGTGCCAGGGTTGCTAAATGAGAATTTTAGTTGTAATCATTCAGTACAGAGTGACTTGGCTGCTTATCTTCAGTCAGTACCAGACCCAGCTAAAGTTGTGTTGAACAGCATGCGAAATTCTATTAGGCCATACTTGAGGAAGGGATATTTTGAAGAAAGTGTAATGTCACGAAACATTTCCTTATTGAAGGAGCTAATGATTGTTTCACCGCATGTTGGATCCCATATGAAAGAAAATGCAAGATATCTAGCAACCCAGTGGAAAATAAAGATGTGA